CGCCGTCGCCACGGCGCGCTCGCGGACGGCGTCGGCGGTCGCGACGCCGCCGTTGGCCTGCATCACCAGCGGCTCCGGGACGTCCACCTCCCGGGCGCGCTCGGTCAGTCGGCCGAGGTAGCCCTCGACAGCGGGCGCGAGGTAGGCGTCGGCGGCCGTCGTCGCCGTCCGCTCGTACTCGCGAAACTCCGGCAACACCTCGTGGGAGGCCGACACCGGCACGTCCAGTTCCTCGCGGAGGACGCTCGCCGCGCGGCGCTCGTTCTCGGGGTGGGCGTAGGCGTGTAAGAAGCAGACCGCGACGCTCTCGGCGTCGACGGCCTCGATCTCCGCGGCGATCGCCCGGACCTCCTCGGGGTCGACCGGCCGCTCGACGCCGTCGACGGTCGCCCGCTCGTCGACCGCGAACCGGCGGCGCCGCGGCACGAGCGGCGCCGGCTTCTCCGCGTCGAGGTCGTAGAGGGCGGGTCGGTCCTGTCGGGCGATTTCGAGGACGTCCCGGAAGCCGGCGGTCGTGACGAGCGCCGTCCTCGCGCCGGCGCGTTCGAGCAAGGCGTTGACCGAGACGGTCGTCGCGTGGACGAACGAGTCGATCCCCGCCGGTTCGATCCCGGCGCGGCCGCAGGCCTTCCGGATCCCGTCGAGCACGCCGACGCTCTGGTCGGCCTCGGTGGTCGGTACCTTCGCCGTCGTCAGCGAGCCGTCGACGTGCAGGGCCACGTCGGTGAACGTCCCCCCGACGTCGACGCCGATTCGTACGTCCGTCATCGCCCGCGCGTTCGGTCGCGGGCCGTCCGGCTGTCGATCACGGTCGCGACGAACGGTTCGCGCGCCCATAGCCGTTCCGCCGTCCGACCGGGCTCACCGGACGCCCTCGTCGACCAGCCGGTAGGTTCGCCCGCGCTTCTCGCCGACGGCCTCGATCAGGTCGTAGTGGACCATCTTCGTCAGGTAGTTGCGCAGCGTCCGGCTGGTCTTCGGGTCGTCGACGCGGCGCTCGTACTCGTCGTAGAGGTCGCCGGGGGCGATCTCGCCGGCCTCGGCGATCACGTCGTAGAGCACCCGCTGGTGTTCGATCAGCCCCTCGACGGTCTTCCGGCGGATCGCGGTTCTGGCGTTCGGCACCGCCTCAGCCAGCACCTCGTCGGTGATGCGCTCGTCGCTGCGGCGGTCGGCAAGCCGCGCCGCCGACCGGAGGACGCCGATGGCCACCCGGGCGTCGCCGGCCGCCGCGTCCGCGATCGTTCGCAGCTGGGCCTCGGTCACGACGTCGGGTTCGAGCCCCTCGGTCGCCCGGCGTTCGAGGATGGCCACGAGTTCGTCGGTGCCGTAGCGGTCGAACTGCACCCGCGTCCCCGCGAGCAGGCGCGAGCGCACCCGGTCGTCGAAGCTCGCGAACAGTTCCTCCTCGCGGTTGGCGATGCAGACGAGCGAGACGTGGCCCAGCCGGTTGAGGTCGTACAGCGCCTCCGTCTCCTCTAGCTGGTCGACCTCGTCGAGGATCGCCACGATCGGCCCCTCGTCGACCCGCCGGAGTCGCTCGAACAGTTCGTCCTTCGGCGTCGAGCGGTGGACGTCGAACGACCGGTCGGTCGCCTCGAGCAACCGGTAGAGCACGCGAAACCGGGTGTACTCCTGCCAGCAGTTGACGTAGGCGACGCGGACCGCCGGCAACTGCTCGCGCAGGCGGCCCACGGTGTAGCGGGCGATGCAGGTCTTGCCGACGCCGGTCGGCCCGAACAGGAACGCCGTCTCCGGCCGTTCGTCGTACAGCAGCGGCTCTATGGTCTCCGAGAGGTGGCTCACCTCGTCGTGGCGGTGGACCACCTCGCTCGGCACGAAGTCCTCGCGGAGGACGCGCCCGTCGACGATCACACCCTCCCGGTTTTCCCTCCAGCCCCTTAAGCGACCGCGCGCCGTTTCCGAAATTCCGATACCGCCGCAGCTTTTCCCTGCCGCCGGGCGACGGTCGCGCATGGACGTCGCCGTACAACTCTACTCGCTTCGCGGCCTCGACCGCCCGACCGCCGACCTGCTCGACCTCGTCGCGGACACCCCCGCCTCGGGTGTCGAGTTCGCCGGCGTCGACGACCCGGACGCCGTCGCCGACGCGCTCGACCGCACCGGCCTCGCCCCGGTCGCCGCGCACGTCCTGATCGATGATCCGGAAGCCGACCTCGCGGGCGTCGCCGAAACGTACCGCGCGATCGGCTGCGAGACGGTCGTCGTCCCGTGGCTCGACGCCGAGCACTTCGCGGAGCCGGCCGCGGTCGACGCGGCCGCCGACCGCCTCTCGCGGCTCGCCGACGAACTCGCCGCCTACGACCTCGACCTCGCCTACCACAACCACGATCAGGAGTTCACGGCCCTCGCCGACGGGGACGCCTTCGACCGCCTCGCGGCCGGCCTCGACGCGGGCCTCGAACTCGACGTCGGCTGGGCCGTCGCCGCCGGCCGCGACCCCGTCGCGTTGCTCGACCGCCACGGCGACGCGGTCGACCTCGTCCACCTGAAGGACGTCGACGGCGACCGCCCCTGCGCGCTGGGAACCGGCGACGTGCCGCTCGACGCCTGCGTCGACGCCGCCCGCGCCGCCGACGTCGAGTGGTCGATCTACGAACACGACGAGCCGGCCGACCCCGAGGCGGCGCTGCGCCGGGACGTCGACCGGGCGACGGCTCTGCTCGAGTAGCGCCGCCCGGGCCGACCGTTCGCGCCGTCTCGCCCCGTCGTCGGGCGCGGTTTCGTCGCGTCGCACCCGGTTTCGTATCGCAACATTCGATTTATCAGGCCCGCCCCGATCGGCCGACGGACCGCCGAGAGGCACTCTCGCGGCCGCGTGGGCCCGGATACCGGCGACAGGTGCGACGTCGGCGTGGGTCGGGGCGAGGGGACCCGGCGCGCGGATCGACTGCTTTCGAGGCTTCGAATCCGGGGGTGCGGGGCGACGGACCGGGTTCCACGCGCCGCGACGATACGTCGGGGTAGCTTGCGGCCCGGTTTCGCGGGTTCAGTTCGGTCGGCTGAGAACGCACGCGCGACCGGCCGCTCTCGGAGTCGCCCGTGTGCGGGGGCCGTACGCTGTCGCCTCCAGTTGGGGTACTGCCGAATCACGGCCGTCGTTCGTACGCCGGGGTCCGACCGTGCCGTCGGCTCGCGGGAAGAACGCGACCGGACGGGTCGGGCCGTCGAGAGAAGCCCGCGGGAGTTGCGGTAGGTGGTGTGTCAGAATGACGGCTCCCGGGGCGTCCCGACGGTGATTTCGTGGTAGTATAAATCCGGGGGTCGATTTATCCCGGTATTATAGTCGTTGAATTTATCACCGGCCGATTTCCGCCGCCCTCGGTTCGGTTCGCGCGGGTAATCTCTCACTTCCGGACTCGCGTGGCGGCATCTCCGACCTCGGGCGCAGAATCGGCGCGGCGAAACGGTTCGCCGGGCGCTTCTCGGCGGTCGGTCGTCGCCCGGCGAACAGTCGTCGTCGCGTCGGTTCGCCCGGTGAGAGCCGCGCTCGCCACAGACGGACGAGCGAAGCCGTGACGCCGACGTTTCGGGACCCGCTCAGTTCGGGCCGGTGTGGAGATAAACGGCATACCGGTATATCGAATCGCGCCGGTGTCGCCGGGCGCGGCGCCTCGAAGCCGGCGGCCCGCCGGGTTCGACGGCCGTCGCTCCCCGGATCGGGTGGTTTCTTGACCTCGGCGGCGTTACTTCCGGATATGGACGGAGTGTCACTCGGTGTGCCGGAACCGCTGCTCGAACGCCTCCCCGAGGACGGCGACGACGCGGCGACGGACATGCAGCAGGCGGTGTCGGGGTGGGAGACGCGGCTCAACCGCGCGATCGAGGAGGCCGACGACGAGGCCGAGGCCGCGGGGTACGTCCTCGACGCGGTCGAGCGGTTCGAGGACCGTCTCGAGACGTACGACGAACTGGTGCCGGAGTTGCGCGCGTGGGGGCAGTCGCCGATCTACGCCATCGCCTGGCGGACCCTCTACGCCGACCTGATCGCCCAACTGTACGAACACGAGGACCTCGCGGCCCACCTCGACCGCGAACGGAACGCGCGGCTGGTCGAGGACGGCATCCGACTGCAGGACCTGTAACCCCGACGCCAGTTCCGCCGCCGGGATCGACCGCGCCCTCCGGTCGCCTCGGCCGGCGTTGCACCGATCGAGCGAACCCACAAAGCCTTTGCTCTCGGCATCGCTAGCTATCCTCGTGCCGACCAGCGACGAGACCGACACCGCCGGGGACGACCTCGACCTGACGACGCGGCTCCGCCGACGCGTCCTCCCGACCGTCCACCGGATCAAGGAACCCTTCGGCGGCTTCGCGCAGTGCACCCAGCACCCCGCCGAGTACGTCGGGACGGTCCACCGCGAACTGCGGGAGTTCCACTCGGAGCTCGAGGCGATGGAGTTCGACCCCGAACCGGTCGCCTCGCTGAAGGTCCACGAGGACGGCCACTTCTCCGCCGGAAGCTGGGTCAGGCGAAACTCGCCGCTCGCGAAGTGGCAGCTACACGTCACGCTGTTCCGCGAGCAGCGCCACGAGATCGAGGTCTTCGCCCACCGCGAGTACTCCTGGTTGCGTCACCCGTACAAACACTACACCGGAGAGGGCTGGGACACGACGGGCGGCGTCGAGCGAATGCGGTCGCTGCTGTCCGATCACGGCGTCACGTTCGTCGTCGACTGAGCCCGGACCGCTCGTTCACCCTACACAATATATTCGTCCCTCGATACCCAAGCGGCCGACGATGACGCGAGTCGACACCGTCGCGGCGTTCACCGATCTCTACCTGCCGACGGTCAACGGCGTCACGTACACTGTTCAACTCTGGCGCGAGCGCTGGCCTCGCTTCCGCGGAGCGATGCCCGTCGTCTACCCCGAGATGGACGGCCACGAGCCCCGGGACGGCGAGTACCCGATCCCGAGCGTGCGCGCGCCGCTGTACCCCCAGTACCGCCTCGGCCTCCCGACGATCCCCGAGGACATCGGGTCGCCCGACCTGGTTCACGTCCACACGCCTTTCACCATCGGCTTCGCGGGCATCCGCTTCGCCCGCAAGCACGACCTCCCCGTCGTCGCCTCCTATCACACCCTGCTCGACGACCGCGCCGACCAGCACGTCTCCGGCAACGTCCTCGACGGCGTCAAGCGCACCTGCCGGCTGTACGAACGGTCGTTCTTCGAGCGCGTCGATCACGTCACGGCGCCGACGGCGTTCGCGCGCGACCACCTCCTCGAGGAGGTCGACGCCGACGTCGAGGTGACCGTCGTCTCCAACGGCATCGACACCGACTTCTTCCGGCCGGTCGACCCGACCAGCTTCCGCGAGCGCTACGACCTCCCCGACGACCGCCCGATACTCGGCTACACCGGCCGCCACGGCGAGGAGAAGAACATCGGCGAGGCCATCGAGGCCGTCGACGGCACCGACCTCGTGCTCGTCGTCGGCGGCGACGGCCCCGCCCGGGAGGACCTCGAAGCGAAGGCCGCCGAAGCCGACGCCGAGATTCGATTCCTGGGGTTCCTCGACCGCGAGGAACTCCCCGCGTTCTACTCCGCGCTCGACGTCTTCGTCTTCCCCAGCCCCGTCGAGACCCAGGGGCTCGTCGCGCTCGAAGCGACCGCCTGTGGCACCCCCGTCGTCGCCGTCGACGAGGGGGCGCTCACCGACTCGGTGATCCAGGGCGAGACCGGCTACCGCTACCGCCGGGGGAGCATCGGCGACCTCCAGTGGGCCGTCGCCAGAACTCTCGACGAGCACGACCGCCTCTCGGACCTCTGCCGGCGCCGCCGGGCGATGCTCTCGGTTGAGCACTCGCTCGAACAGCTGTCGCGGATCTACGACGACCTCGCGTAGGACGGTAAAAAGCCCGTACTGGGCGGCCCCAGCGTTCAAATCCTCGCGGCCCCTTACCGGACGGCATGGAGTACGCCGTCTCCCGCGAGGGAACGACGCTCGTGACCCTCCACGAGGGGACCGACACCACCGCCCGCGCCGCGGCCACCGAGGAGTTCGCGACCCAACTCGAAGCTCTCGCCGCCGCCGACCGCATCGCGGACTGGGCGGTCGCCGACGCGGACGTCTACGAGCACCCGACCGCCCCGTTCGACCCGTACACGATCACCGTCTCGTTCGCCGTCACGGTCGCCGTCGAGGCCGAAGACGCCGACGCCGCCGCGGTCGCCGGCGCGACGGCGATCGACGAGGCGCTCGCGGCCGCCGACGCCGACGCGCTCTCGTACACCTCGGAGGCGACCGCCTCGGCGGCGTCCTGACGGCGCCGACCGCCCGGACTTATGGTCTCCCGCGCCGACCCTTCGTGCATGGAACTCGACCTGCGGTTTTTCGCCACCTTCCGCGAGGCCGTCGGCCGGAAGGAACTCTCGCGGGAGTTCGACGACGACGCCTCCGTCGGCGACGTCCTCGCGGCGCTCGAATCGGAGTACGGCGGCCTCGACGGGCAGTTGCTCGCCGACGGCGAGATCCGGCCGCAGTTGAGCGTGCTGAAGAACGGCCGCGACGTCGTCCACATGGCCGGCGTGGAGACGTCGCTCGAAGAAGGCGACCGACTGTCGGTGTTCCCGCCGGTCGCGGGCGGCTGACATGACGCGCATCGAGCGGTCGTTTCGCGGCATCTCCGAGCGCCTCGCGATCCACTACCTGACGAACCTCGGGGGCGAACGCGTCGACGACGCCACCGTCGAGGGCGACGGCTGGACGGCGACGCTCTCCTCCGAGCGCGTCGACATCGGCCCGACGCTGTCGCTCACCGAGGTGACCGTCGTCTTCGAGGGCGACGAGGAGACCGTAGAGCCGCTGGTCGAACGATTCGCACAGAAGGCGATGCGGGCGGGTGGCTGACGGCGATGGCGGGCGATCCGATCGAAGGGCAGGTCCTGTTGCTCGCGGCGGCGAAGGCGAGCGTCCCGCCGACGCGGCTGCCGGAACTGGTCGACCGCGTGCGGGACGAACTCGACCCCGGGGTCGAGCGCTACCGCCGGGAGTACGAGTGCGTCCACGAGGACGACGAGCGCGCGGCGTTCCTCGTCGAGTGGGGCCACTGGGAGGACGTGGGCGAGCGCCTCGGGTTCTCGCGGCGGGAGGTCGCCGCGGTCCGGCGCGCCCACGAGGAGCAACTGCTGCGGATCGGCCGCCGGGCGGGCCGCGAGGCGGAGTTCGAGACCGCCCTCGAAATCCGAGAGCCGGTGATCGTGGCGACGGAAGCGGACGCGGAGACCGAGTGAGGCGCGTGCCCCCGCCGAGAAACGTTTTTACTCGCGACCGAGAGAACCCTACGGCATGAGCGACGAGCGCCGGGTGGCCTGCCTGTACCTCGAGACGCAGTCACGGGAGCAGCGGGCCGCCGTCGAGTGGGCGAGCGAGGCCGGCGAGGTCGAGGCCGTCCCGATGGCCGCGGTCCGCGACGGACGCGCCGACCTCGCCGCGTACGACGTCTGCTGGTGGCACCGCGACGCCCCCCTGTCGGTGACCGACCGCGTGGCCGCCTGCCGGCCCGCGATCGAGTCCTATCTGGAGGGCGGGGGCGGTCTGTTGCTGACGCTGCACGCCCTCTCGGCGGTCGCCGCCTGGGGGATCGACCCCGTCCCGCCGGACGCCGCCGGCCGCGAGGAACTGCCCGAGCCGACGGGCTACCTCCGGAAGGCCATCTACGCCGACCACCCCGTCTTCGACGGCTTCGAGCGCCTGCGCGTGCCGACGCGCGAGCCGACGCCGTCGAGCCCGTTCGCCCGCTACGAGCGTCTGCTCCCGGAGCGCGCCGACGTGCTCGGCTGTACGGTCCGCGGCCCCGACGACGTCCCCCACGAGGCGACGCTGTTCTCCTGGCGGGTCGGCGACGGCGCCGTCCTCGGCGCCGGGACGGCGCTCGCGTTCGCCGGCGACGCCGACCACGCCGGCAACGGCCGGCGGCTGGTCGGGAACGCCCTCCGGTACCTCGCGGGCGACGCGGACGGCGGGGGCTCGCCCGTCCCCACCGGCCGACCGAAAGCCGCCGCGGGCCTCCGGGCCATGCGCGCGGCGCTCGCGGACGACCCCCACCGGCCGCGTTACCACCTCGCGCCGCCGGCGAACTGGCTCAACGACCCCAACGGCCTGTTCGAGTGGAACGGCCGCTACCACGTCTTCTACCAGTACAACCCCGGCGGGCCGTACCACCACGCGATCCACTGGGGGCACGCCGTCAGCGACGACCTCGTGCGCTGGCGGGACGAACCCGTCGCGTTGACGCCCTCGCCGAACGGACCCGACCGCGACGGCTGCTGGTCGGGGTGTGCGATCGACGACGACGGCGTCCCCGCCCTGCTCTACACCGGCGGCCGCGACCGGAAGCAGTTGCCGTGTCTCGCCACCGCGGCCGACGACGACCTGCGGTCGTGGCACAAGCACGACGCCAACCCGATCATCGACGCCGCGCCGGCCGACCTCGACGTCCTGGAGACCGACCACTGGGCCGCCGAGTTCCGCGACCACTGCGTCTGGCGCGAGGACGGGACGTGGTACCACGTCATCGGCTCCGGCGTCCGGGACGTCGGCGGCGCGGCCCTGCTCTACCGGGGCGAGGACCTCGAAAGCTGGGCGTACGTCGGCCCGCTGCTCGTCGGCGACTGGGACGGCGCCGGCGAGGTCTGGGAGTGTCCCGAACTGCTCGACCTCGGCGCGCGCGACCTGCTGCACGTCTCGAACTACGAGGAGGTGCGCTACTTCCTCGGCGAGACCGACCTCGGGACGGGCACCTTCGAACCCGAGGAGCGGGGGCTGCTCGACTACGGCGACTACTACGCCCCGCAGTCGATGACTCTCTCGGACGGTCGGACCCTCACGTGGGGGTGGCTCCCCGAGGCCCGGTCGGCGGCGGCCCAGTGGGACGCCGGCTGGTCGGGGACGCTCTCGCTGCCCCGGGAACTCTCGCTCGGCGAGGACGGGACGCTCCGCCAGCGCCCCGCGGCGGAACTCGAGGCGCTGCGGGGCGACCCGCTCGTCGACGCGACGCTCGCGCCGTCGGCCGGCGAGCCCGTTTCGGTCGCCGACGGTCGCGCGCTCGAACTCGCGCTCGAAGTCGGCCTCGGAGGGGCCGAGGCGGTCGACCTGCGCCTGTTCGAGACGCCCGACGGCGCCGAGCGGACGGTCCTGCGGTACGACGGCGAGTCGGTCACGGTCGACCGGCGTCGGTCGAGCCGCGACCCGGAGGCGACCGAGACCGCACAGTCGATGCCGGTCGACGCCGACGGCCCGCTCTCGCTGCGGGTCTTCGTCGACGGCTCCGTGATCGAGGCCTTCGCGAACGAGCGCCGCTGTCTCACGAGCCGGGTCTACCCCACGCTCGCCGACGCGACCGGCGTCTCGCTGGCGGCC
The Salinilacihabitans rarus DNA segment above includes these coding regions:
- a CDS encoding ubiquitin-like small modifier protein 1; this translates as MELDLRFFATFREAVGRKELSREFDDDASVGDVLAALESEYGGLDGQLLADGEIRPQLSVLKNGRDVVHMAGVETSLEEGDRLSVFPPVAGG
- a CDS encoding glycosyltransferase: MTRVDTVAAFTDLYLPTVNGVTYTVQLWRERWPRFRGAMPVVYPEMDGHEPRDGEYPIPSVRAPLYPQYRLGLPTIPEDIGSPDLVHVHTPFTIGFAGIRFARKHDLPVVASYHTLLDDRADQHVSGNVLDGVKRTCRLYERSFFERVDHVTAPTAFARDHLLEEVDADVEVTVVSNGIDTDFFRPVDPTSFRERYDLPDDRPILGYTGRHGEEKNIGEAIEAVDGTDLVLVVGGDGPAREDLEAKAAEADAEIRFLGFLDREELPAFYSALDVFVFPSPVETQGLVALEATACGTPVVAVDEGALTDSVIQGETGYRYRRGSIGDLQWAVARTLDEHDRLSDLCRRRRAMLSVEHSLEQLSRIYDDLA
- a CDS encoding sugar phosphate isomerase/epimerase family protein is translated as MDVAVQLYSLRGLDRPTADLLDLVADTPASGVEFAGVDDPDAVADALDRTGLAPVAAHVLIDDPEADLAGVAETYRAIGCETVVVPWLDAEHFAEPAAVDAAADRLSRLADELAAYDLDLAYHNHDQEFTALADGDAFDRLAAGLDAGLELDVGWAVAAGRDPVALLDRHGDAVDLVHLKDVDGDRPCALGTGDVPLDACVDAARAADVEWSIYEHDEPADPEAALRRDVDRATALLE
- a CDS encoding Cdc6/Cdc18 family protein, which gives rise to MIVDGRVLREDFVPSEVVHRHDEVSHLSETIEPLLYDERPETAFLFGPTGVGKTCIARYTVGRLREQLPAVRVAYVNCWQEYTRFRVLYRLLEATDRSFDVHRSTPKDELFERLRRVDEGPIVAILDEVDQLEETEALYDLNRLGHVSLVCIANREEELFASFDDRVRSRLLAGTRVQFDRYGTDELVAILERRATEGLEPDVVTEAQLRTIADAAAGDARVAIGVLRSAARLADRRSDERITDEVLAEAVPNARTAIRRKTVEGLIEHQRVLYDVIAEAGEIAPGDLYDEYERRVDDPKTSRTLRNYLTKMVHYDLIEAVGEKRGRTYRLVDEGVR
- a CDS encoding glycoside hydrolase family 32 protein — protein: MSDERRVACLYLETQSREQRAAVEWASEAGEVEAVPMAAVRDGRADLAAYDVCWWHRDAPLSVTDRVAACRPAIESYLEGGGGLLLTLHALSAVAAWGIDPVPPDAAGREELPEPTGYLRKAIYADHPVFDGFERLRVPTREPTPSSPFARYERLLPERADVLGCTVRGPDDVPHEATLFSWRVGDGAVLGAGTALAFAGDADHAGNGRRLVGNALRYLAGDADGGGSPVPTGRPKAAAGLRAMRAALADDPHRPRYHLAPPANWLNDPNGLFEWNGRYHVFYQYNPGGPYHHAIHWGHAVSDDLVRWRDEPVALTPSPNGPDRDGCWSGCAIDDDGVPALLYTGGRDRKQLPCLATAADDDLRSWHKHDANPIIDAAPADLDVLETDHWAAEFRDHCVWREDGTWYHVIGSGVRDVGGAALLYRGEDLESWAYVGPLLVGDWDGAGEVWECPELLDLGARDLLHVSNYEEVRYFLGETDLGTGTFEPEERGLLDYGDYYAPQSMTLSDGRTLTWGWLPEARSAAAQWDAGWSGTLSLPRELSLGEDGTLRQRPAAELEALRGDPLVDATLAPSAGEPVSVADGRALELALEVGLGGAEAVDLRLFETPDGAERTVLRYDGESVTVDRRRSSRDPEATETAQSMPVDADGPLSLRVFVDGSVIEAFANERRCLTSRVYPTLADATGVSLAADGGDARVACTVWRLEGAWDPE